One Methylocapsa sp. D3K7 DNA window includes the following coding sequences:
- the trbJ gene encoding P-type conjugative transfer protein TrbJ has product MIKLRHLAAASAAVLTLAVAVPPASAQWIVYDPTNFGQNVLTAARELQQINNQITMLTNQATSLVNQARNLANLPMSTLTQLQSSIAQTQSLLGQAQNIAFNVQRIEQAYSTSYGSAAGTGSTTAMVANAQTRWQNSVAAFEDSLKVQAGVVGNIPTNSSAMTSLVTASQSATGALQAAQAGNQLLALQSQQLSDLVAVLSAKSRADALEQARTASAEAQGQQNYKTFSTRTGYQPGNVTMFSGN; this is encoded by the coding sequence ATGATCAAGCTGCGCCATCTGGCGGCGGCAAGCGCCGCCGTGCTCACCCTGGCCGTCGCCGTGCCGCCCGCCTCGGCGCAGTGGATCGTCTACGACCCGACCAACTTCGGCCAGAACGTGCTCACCGCCGCGCGCGAGCTGCAGCAGATCAACAATCAGATCACGATGCTGACCAACCAGGCGACGTCGCTGGTCAACCAGGCGCGCAACCTTGCAAACCTGCCGATGTCGACGTTGACCCAGCTTCAGTCGTCGATCGCCCAGACCCAGTCACTGCTAGGTCAGGCGCAGAACATCGCCTTCAACGTCCAGCGCATCGAGCAGGCCTATTCGACGAGCTACGGTTCTGCCGCCGGCACAGGTTCGACCACCGCCATGGTCGCCAACGCGCAGACCCGCTGGCAGAACTCCGTCGCCGCCTTCGAGGACAGCCTGAAGGTACAGGCGGGCGTGGTCGGCAACATCCCGACGAACTCCAGTGCGATGACCTCGCTAGTCACGGCCAGCCAGAGCGCCACCGGCGCGCTGCAGGCGGCACAGGCCGGCAACCAACTCTTGGCGCTGCAATCTCAGCAGCTTTCCGATCTCGTCGCCGTGCTGTCGGCCAAGAGTCGGGCCGACGCCCTGGAGCAGGCGCGTACCGCCTCGGCCGAGGCGCAAGGCCAGCAGAACTACAAGACCTTCTCGACGCGCACCGGCTATCAGCCCGGAAACGTCACCATGTTCAGCGGCAACTGA
- the trbK-alt gene encoding putative entry exclusion protein TrbK-alt produces the protein MLGRSEIFRAAAIVALIAVAITALVVTNRRHSAPIAETPPTIVTPASDDLSAELRRCSALGPQDAEDPHCVAVWEENRQRFFGRPARPLPPQTPPGAAAPATPSKGDAR, from the coding sequence ATGCTGGGACGGTCGGAAATCTTCCGCGCCGCCGCGATCGTCGCCCTGATCGCGGTCGCCATCACGGCTCTTGTGGTGACCAACCGGCGCCACTCGGCCCCCATTGCCGAGACCCCTCCGACCATCGTCACACCAGCATCCGACGACCTCTCGGCCGAGCTGCGCCGTTGCAGCGCGCTCGGTCCCCAGGATGCCGAAGATCCGCATTGCGTCGCGGTCTGGGAGGAGAACCGCCAGCGATTCTTCGGCAGGCCGGCGCGGCCTCTGCCGCCACAAACGCCCCCAGGCGCTGCCGCGCCGGCCACCCCTTCTAAGGGAGATGCGCGATGA
- the trbL gene encoding P-type conjugative transfer protein TrbL: MNNVGVIDTFLNTFTTYIDSGFGLIKGEVGYLSSTLIVIDITLAGLFWAWGADEDILQRLVKKTLYIGFFAFIINNFNNLSAIVFNSFAGLGLKAGSSSISTADFLRPGKLAQVGLDAGQPLLDAANQMMGFTSFFANFVQIAVLMVSWVLVLIAFFILAVQLFVTLIEFKLTTLAGFILIPFALFNKTAFLAEKVLGNIVASGIKVMVLAVIVGIGTGLFSQFTQTYAGGQPTVEQALSVVLAALAMLGLGIFGPGIATGLVSGAPQLGAGAAVGTGLAVAGTAMAGAGALGLAGRGAMAAASGTAAAARGGAAMAGGASSAYSLASAGRSGASGVAAGLGGVGRAAASAAAAPVRRAAAQAGSSMRESFAAGGRSSFAATGGSSTGGTVGGNSPSTPAAPTGGSEGSGPPAWAQRMKRNQSIVHGTQTAAQVLRSGDSHGGGHSVDLSGGE; encoded by the coding sequence ATGAACAACGTCGGCGTCATCGACACCTTCCTCAACACCTTCACCACCTACATCGATTCCGGCTTCGGCCTGATCAAGGGCGAAGTCGGCTATCTCTCGTCCACGCTGATCGTCATCGACATCACCCTTGCAGGCCTGTTCTGGGCCTGGGGCGCCGACGAGGACATCCTCCAGCGCCTGGTGAAGAAGACCCTCTACATCGGCTTCTTCGCCTTCATCATCAACAACTTCAACAATCTATCGGCCATCGTCTTCAACAGCTTCGCCGGCCTCGGCCTGAAGGCGGGCAGCTCGTCTATCAGCACCGCCGACTTCCTGCGGCCGGGCAAGCTCGCCCAGGTCGGGCTCGACGCCGGACAGCCGCTGCTCGATGCGGCCAACCAGATGATGGGCTTCACCAGCTTCTTCGCGAACTTCGTGCAGATCGCGGTGCTGATGGTCTCGTGGGTCCTGGTGCTGATCGCCTTCTTCATTCTGGCGGTTCAGCTCTTCGTCACGCTGATCGAATTCAAGCTGACCACACTGGCCGGCTTCATCCTCATTCCCTTCGCCCTCTTCAACAAGACCGCCTTCCTCGCAGAGAAGGTGCTCGGCAACATCGTCGCGTCCGGCATCAAGGTGATGGTGCTGGCCGTCATCGTCGGCATCGGCACCGGGCTCTTCTCGCAGTTCACGCAGACCTACGCCGGCGGCCAGCCGACGGTCGAGCAAGCGCTGTCCGTCGTGCTGGCCGCCCTCGCCATGCTGGGCCTCGGCATCTTCGGCCCCGGCATCGCCACCGGCCTGGTCTCCGGCGCGCCCCAGCTCGGCGCGGGCGCCGCCGTCGGGACTGGCCTGGCCGTCGCGGGTACGGCGATGGCCGGCGCCGGCGCGCTCGGCCTGGCCGGCAGGGGGGCGATGGCTGCGGCTTCCGGCACTGCCGCCGCCGCGCGCGGTGGGGCGGCAATGGCCGGCGGCGCGTCCTCCGCCTACAGCCTTGCTTCAGCCGGCCGGTCCGGCGCGTCGGGCGTCGCGGCCGGACTCGGCGGGGTCGGGCGAGCGGCCGCTTCAGCCGCCGCGGCTCCTGTGCGGCGCGCCGCCGCTCAAGCCGGCAGTTCGATGCGGGAAAGCTTCGCCGCCGGCGGCCGGTCCAGTTTCGCTGCAACCGGCGGATCATCGACCGGAGGGACGGTCGGCGGCAATTCACCAAGCACGCCCGCGGCGCCCACCGGCGGATCGGAGGGTTCCGGCCCACCGGCCTGGGCCCAGCGCATGAAGCGCAACCAGTCGATCGTCCACGGGACGCAGACAGCTGCGCAGGTCCTCAGGTCCGGCGACAGCCATGGCGGCGGCCATTCCGTCGATCTCTCTGGAGGAGAATAA
- the trbF gene encoding conjugal transfer protein TrbF, translated as MFRRPTVRYGRTPEPETPYQRAAQVWDDRIGSARVQAKNWRLMAFGSLALSMGLAGSLVWQSTHGTIVPWVVQVDKLGQAQAVAPAAADYTPSDPQIAWYLAHFVQMVRALPADPIIVRQNWLQAYDFTTTSGSQALNDYARANDPFAKLGKQQIAIDVSSVIRASPSSFRVEWVEHRYQDGALADNTRWTAILTIAIQTPTSADVLRKNPLGVYVTAINWSKELGQ; from the coding sequence CTGTTTCGCCGCCCCACCGTTCGCTACGGTCGAACGCCCGAGCCTGAAACCCCCTATCAGCGCGCCGCCCAGGTGTGGGACGACCGCATCGGCTCGGCTCGGGTGCAGGCCAAGAACTGGCGGCTGATGGCCTTCGGCTCGCTCGCGCTGTCCATGGGTCTCGCCGGCAGTCTCGTCTGGCAATCGACCCACGGCACCATCGTCCCCTGGGTCGTGCAGGTCGACAAGCTCGGCCAGGCGCAGGCCGTCGCGCCCGCCGCCGCCGACTACACGCCCAGCGATCCGCAAATCGCCTGGTATCTCGCCCACTTTGTCCAGATGGTCCGCGCGCTGCCGGCCGATCCGATCATCGTGCGGCAGAACTGGCTGCAGGCCTACGACTTCACCACCACCTCGGGCTCCCAGGCGCTCAACGACTATGCGCGCGCCAACGACCCCTTCGCCAAGCTCGGCAAGCAGCAGATCGCCATCGACGTATCTAGCGTGATCCGCGCGTCGCCCTCGAGCTTCCGCGTCGAATGGGTCGAGCATCGCTATCAAGACGGCGCGCTCGCCGACAACACCCGTTGGACCGCGATCCTCACCATCGCGATCCAGACGCCGACTTCCGCCGACGTGCTCCGCAAGAACCCGCTCGGTGTCTACGTCACCGCCATCAACTGGTCGAAGGAGCTAGGACAATGA
- the trbG gene encoding P-type conjugative transfer protein TrbG, whose translation MTSPISMEAGGPASRLFTIQQSRKGGIAPFRKAALAALLMSTTTLGGCAHNFIPPDINYDSAAPAKLTVDPPAPIKIVELPKLLPLPGQLKPIDGGKPTPEAADPTVRVNQANAAARIQPVRNGFINAVQVYPFSGGALYQVYTAPGEITDIALQDGEQLVGSGPVAAGDTVRWIIGDTESGTGATKKVHILVKPTRPELLTNLVINTDRRTYLLELRSTEKTYMASVSWQYPEDQLIALRRQNQEADAAAPIASGVDLASINFRYAIQGDNPAWRPLRAFDDGHKVYIEFPSGIAQGEMPPLFVIGPAGGSELVNYRVNRNYYIVDRLFAAAELRLGDKDSERRVRIVRTDGRPRS comes from the coding sequence ATGACCTCGCCGATTTCCATGGAAGCCGGCGGTCCGGCTTCGCGTCTCTTCACCATTCAGCAGAGCCGGAAAGGAGGGATTGCGCCTTTCCGTAAAGCCGCCCTGGCGGCTTTGCTGATGTCCACCACTACGCTGGGCGGCTGCGCGCACAATTTCATTCCGCCCGACATCAATTACGACAGCGCGGCGCCGGCAAAGCTCACCGTCGATCCGCCAGCGCCTATCAAGATCGTGGAGTTGCCCAAGCTGCTGCCGCTGCCCGGGCAACTGAAGCCGATCGACGGTGGCAAGCCGACACCCGAAGCTGCCGACCCGACCGTGCGCGTCAACCAGGCCAACGCTGCCGCGCGGATTCAGCCGGTGCGCAACGGCTTCATCAACGCGGTCCAAGTCTATCCGTTCTCCGGCGGGGCGCTCTACCAAGTCTATACGGCGCCCGGCGAGATTACCGACATCGCGCTGCAGGACGGCGAGCAGCTCGTCGGCTCCGGCCCCGTCGCCGCCGGCGACACCGTGCGCTGGATTATCGGCGATACCGAGAGCGGCACGGGCGCCACCAAGAAAGTTCACATCCTGGTCAAGCCGACGAGACCCGAGCTGCTCACCAATCTGGTCATCAACACGGATCGGCGGACCTACCTCCTCGAGCTGCGCTCGACCGAGAAGACCTACATGGCCTCGGTCTCCTGGCAGTATCCCGAAGATCAGCTCATCGCGCTTCGGCGGCAGAACCAGGAGGCCGACGCAGCCGCGCCGATTGCCAGCGGCGTCGATCTCGCCTCGATCAACTTCCGTTATGCAATCCAGGGCGACAACCCGGCCTGGCGTCCGCTGCGCGCCTTCGACGACGGGCACAAGGTCTACATCGAGTTCCCGAGCGGCATTGCCCAGGGCGAGATGCCGCCACTGTTCGTCATCGGACCGGCCGGCGGCTCCGAGCTGGTGAACTACCGGGTCAACCGCAACTATTACATCGTCGACCGCCTGTTCGCAGCCGCCGAATTGCGTCTCGGCGACAAGGATAGCGAGCGGCGCGTGCGCATCGTTCGTACCGACGGAAGGCCGCGGTCATGA
- a CDS encoding TrbI/VirB10 family protein, producing MTAEGPEEQPPTPTPVVPPDLRLRGERPRVTRLSRRVLIGLGAVSALAVAGALGYALQTRNAAQSGEELLSTQNRPSAEGLAGLPKDYTGLPRQAPPLGPPLPGDLGKPILNAGAAPNTVAPATTPDPEAQRRAQEIEAARLSRLFAQTNQQPQPVGLAAPAGIGTTTGPTPAPPVDAGAAQNMQDRKTAFLNASTDKRTVSPDRLDAKASPYVVQAGTVIPAALITGIRSDLPGQITAQVTEAVYDSPTGKYLLIPQGAKLIGQYDSSVAFGQSRVLLVWTRIIMPDGGSIVLERQPGTDTQGYAGLEDEVDNHWGMLFKAAVLSTLLSVGAEAGTSQDENNLVQAIRSGASNSISQTGSQIVQRQLNIQPTLTIRPGFPVRVIVTRDLVLTPYGHGGNP from the coding sequence ATGACGGCGGAAGGTCCTGAAGAACAACCGCCGACGCCGACGCCCGTCGTACCGCCCGATCTGCGGCTTCGGGGCGAACGGCCGCGCGTCACACGCTTGTCGCGCAGGGTGCTGATTGGCCTGGGCGCCGTTTCGGCGCTCGCCGTCGCGGGCGCGCTCGGCTACGCGCTCCAGACTCGCAACGCAGCGCAGAGCGGCGAGGAGCTGCTTTCCACGCAGAACCGTCCCTCCGCCGAGGGCCTCGCTGGCCTGCCGAAAGACTATACCGGCCTGCCACGGCAGGCGCCCCCGCTTGGCCCGCCGCTGCCCGGCGATCTCGGCAAGCCAATCCTGAACGCAGGGGCAGCGCCGAACACCGTAGCGCCCGCGACCACGCCTGATCCGGAGGCGCAGCGCCGCGCCCAAGAGATCGAGGCGGCGCGGCTCAGCCGCCTCTTTGCCCAGACCAATCAGCAGCCCCAGCCCGTCGGGCTCGCCGCGCCGGCTGGGATCGGGACGACGACGGGTCCGACTCCCGCACCGCCAGTCGACGCCGGCGCCGCGCAGAACATGCAGGACCGCAAGACGGCCTTCCTCAATGCGTCGACGGACAAGCGCACGGTCAGTCCAGACCGGCTCGACGCGAAGGCCTCGCCTTATGTCGTGCAGGCCGGCACTGTGATTCCCGCCGCGCTCATCACGGGCATTCGTTCCGATCTGCCTGGTCAAATCACTGCCCAGGTGACGGAGGCGGTCTATGACAGCCCGACCGGCAAATATCTTCTGATCCCGCAGGGCGCGAAGCTGATCGGCCAATACGACAGCTCCGTCGCTTTCGGGCAGTCGCGCGTCCTGCTGGTTTGGACCCGGATCATCATGCCGGATGGCGGCTCGATCGTGCTGGAGCGTCAGCCCGGCACCGACACGCAGGGCTACGCCGGACTAGAGGACGAGGTCGACAACCATTGGGGCATGCTGTTCAAGGCCGCCGTCCTTTCGACGCTGCTCAGCGTGGGCGCGGAGGCGGGCACGAGCCAGGACGAGAACAACCTTGTTCAGGCGATCCGCAGCGGAGCATCCAACAGCATCAGCCAGACAGGGTCTCAGATTGTCCAGCGGCAGCTCAACATCCAGCCGACGCTCACGATCCGGCCAGGCTTCCCGGTCCGTGTCATCGTTACCCGCGATCTGGTGTTGACGCCCTACGGACACGGAGGGAATCCATGA
- a CDS encoding DUF2274 domain-containing protein has protein sequence MTKLKLGPLADDKPVKISVELPAAVHRDLVAYAQVLGRTTGQTAPDPSKLIVPMVERFMATDRAFAKARRDRSGQVAFGSAEKSG, from the coding sequence ATGACGAAGCTCAAGCTTGGGCCGCTGGCCGACGACAAGCCGGTCAAAATCAGCGTCGAATTGCCCGCTGCCGTGCATCGGGATCTTGTCGCTTATGCTCAAGTGCTCGGCCGGACGACTGGCCAAACGGCTCCCGACCCCTCGAAGCTCATCGTGCCGATGGTCGAGCGTTTCATGGCGACCGACCGCGCGTTCGCGAAGGCGCGACGCGATCGGAGCGGTCAGGTCGCTTTCGGTTCGGCCGAGAAATCGGGATAG
- a CDS encoding LysR family transcriptional regulator — MRADEVSSVDVELRDLRLAVVTSQHRSLRQAAEALNIRQSTLSRRLHEIERQLGVVLFERTNGGTHLTMVGLEFIASAKRILDDVDTELRRIRSRSRGELGLLTIGVHASPSAGNMHATLVEYHRRFPDVDVRTVDGSHDRLLCALAGNAVDVAIMTGHATAWEGRMLPLWSERVIVAFPGHHPLGHNSRIRWADLANEKFLVPQQGPGPELEGLLAAKLRHAIGSQHIIHQDSSLDRLLSLVSANYGTLLMFEGATGVRHEGVVYREVWDDDGPTQTNFMAYWREANSNPALGSFLAMLHEHYPDFSAEPKAT, encoded by the coding sequence ATGCGGGCCGATGAAGTGAGTAGCGTGGATGTAGAGCTTCGCGATTTGCGTTTGGCGGTCGTAACGTCACAGCACCGCAGCCTGAGACAGGCGGCGGAAGCTCTGAACATACGCCAATCGACCTTGAGCCGCCGGCTGCACGAGATCGAGCGCCAGCTTGGCGTGGTGTTGTTTGAAAGGACGAATGGCGGCACCCACCTCACTATGGTGGGGCTGGAGTTCATCGCGAGCGCCAAGCGAATACTCGATGACGTGGACACGGAACTTCGGCGGATCAGGAGCAGGAGCCGCGGCGAACTTGGCTTGTTAACGATCGGCGTTCATGCCTCCCCTTCGGCGGGGAACATGCACGCGACGCTGGTCGAGTACCACCGGCGCTTTCCGGATGTGGATGTACGCACCGTCGATGGTAGCCATGATCGGCTGCTTTGTGCTCTCGCGGGCAACGCAGTCGATGTCGCGATCATGACGGGTCACGCGACGGCATGGGAAGGCCGGATGCTTCCGCTTTGGAGTGAGCGGGTGATCGTAGCTTTTCCGGGGCATCATCCGCTGGGCCATAATTCGAGGATTCGTTGGGCGGATCTTGCGAACGAAAAGTTCCTCGTCCCGCAGCAGGGTCCCGGACCGGAGCTTGAGGGGCTGCTCGCGGCGAAGCTCCGTCATGCCATTGGTTCTCAGCACATCATCCATCAGGACTCGTCACTGGACAGACTGCTGAGCCTAGTCAGTGCGAACTATGGCACGCTCTTGATGTTCGAGGGCGCGACAGGGGTGCGCCACGAAGGCGTGGTCTATAGGGAGGTCTGGGACGACGACGGCCCGACCCAGACCAATTTCATGGCGTACTGGCGAGAAGCGAACAGCAATCCCGCTTTGGGATCGTTCCTGGCCATGTTGCACGAACACTATCCCGATTTCTCGGCCGAACCGAAAGCGACCTGA
- a CDS encoding Fic family protein: MTDGENQRLGAYVETSAGGERVRAYVPAPLPPKPPLELGQFMHVYERAIAAVGRLDGVTTILPSTPLFLYMYVRKEALLSSQIEGTQSSLSDLLLFENHETPTVELDDVTEVSNYVAAIEHGVSRMRGGFPLSLRLIREMHAILLKSGRGAAKQPGEFRRSQNWIGGTRPGNALFVPPPPNRLDECLDALERFLHSEDAALPPLIRAGLAHVQFETIHPFLDGNGRLGRLLITLILCEAGVLREPILYLSLFLKSRRDDYYRLLQEVRQAGTWETWMEFFLTGVAETAEQAAATARDLIAMFDAHRQQIAGLGRAAPSALRVHELMQASPIVTIQTVSAKLAVSFPTASTALENLAKIGVVRETTGRQRGRIYAYSDYLALLDRGTDPLPA; the protein is encoded by the coding sequence GTGACGGACGGAGAGAACCAAAGGCTCGGGGCCTATGTTGAAACGAGCGCGGGAGGCGAGCGCGTGCGCGCCTATGTGCCTGCCCCGCTGCCGCCAAAGCCGCCGCTCGAACTGGGCCAGTTCATGCACGTCTACGAACGCGCCATAGCCGCGGTCGGTCGCCTCGACGGCGTGACGACGATCCTGCCCTCGACGCCTTTGTTCCTCTACATGTATGTCCGCAAGGAAGCCCTCCTGTCCTCGCAGATCGAGGGCACGCAATCCTCGCTGTCCGACCTGCTGCTGTTCGAAAATCATGAAACGCCGACGGTCGAACTCGACGACGTGACCGAGGTCTCGAACTACGTCGCGGCGATCGAGCATGGCGTCTCCCGGATGCGGGGCGGATTTCCTCTGTCGCTCCGGCTGATCCGCGAAATGCACGCCATCCTGCTCAAATCAGGGCGTGGCGCAGCGAAGCAACCGGGCGAGTTCCGCCGCTCGCAGAACTGGATCGGCGGAACCCGGCCGGGCAACGCCCTGTTCGTGCCTCCTCCGCCGAACCGGCTGGACGAGTGCCTCGATGCGCTGGAGCGCTTCCTGCACAGCGAGGATGCGGCACTGCCCCCGCTCATCCGGGCGGGCCTGGCCCACGTCCAGTTCGAGACGATCCATCCCTTTCTCGACGGCAACGGACGCCTGGGCCGGCTGCTCATCACGCTGATCCTGTGTGAGGCCGGGGTGTTGCGGGAGCCGATCCTCTATCTCAGCCTGTTCCTGAAGTCCCGGCGCGACGACTATTACCGGCTCCTGCAGGAGGTTCGGCAGGCTGGGACGTGGGAGACCTGGATGGAATTCTTCCTGACCGGCGTCGCGGAGACCGCGGAACAAGCCGCCGCCACGGCTCGCGATCTGATCGCCATGTTCGACGCTCACCGACAGCAGATCGCCGGCCTCGGCCGCGCGGCTCCGTCGGCGCTCCGGGTCCACGAACTGATGCAAGCCAGCCCGATCGTCACCATCCAGACTGTCTCCGCGAAACTCGCCGTCTCCTTCCCGACCGCCAGCACGGCGCTGGAAAATCTCGCCAAAATAGGGGTCGTGCGCGAGACCACGGGACGGCAGCGCGGCCGGATCTACGCCTATTCGGACTATCTGGCCTTGCTCGATCGCGGCACCGATCCATTGCCGGCCTGA
- a CDS encoding tyrosine-type recombinase/integrase encodes MGTIIPRKRKSGSTAYHAQLLIKRSGAIVHRESRTFERKQAAAAWLEKRETELAKPGALEREKTPDPTLGSVINRYTEESVKDIGRTKTQVLRAIKRYDIANKQCSTITSADIITFANQLVSKVTPQTVANYLSHLAAVFAIARPAWGYQLNQNAMKDAFVVAKRLGITTKSRARDRRPTLDELDKLMTHFGERLRRRPSSVPMQKITAFAIFSTRRLEEITRICWGDLDVGGSRLLIHDMKNPGEKIGNDVWCDLPPAALQIILSMPKTSEQIFPYTTDAIGAAFTRTCQFLGIIDLHFHDLRHDGVSRLFETGLSIPQVGSVSGHRAWSSLKRYAHLRQTGDKFADWKWLSVVTAQSEGA; translated from the coding sequence ATGGGAACGATCATCCCCCGTAAGCGAAAGAGTGGGTCAACAGCTTACCACGCGCAACTCCTCATCAAGCGCAGCGGTGCGATCGTTCATCGCGAGTCACGGACGTTTGAACGCAAACAGGCCGCCGCCGCCTGGCTCGAAAAACGCGAGACCGAACTCGCCAAGCCCGGCGCCCTCGAACGGGAAAAAACCCCCGACCCTACTCTAGGTTCGGTAATCAATCGGTATACCGAAGAGTCCGTCAAAGACATTGGTCGAACGAAAACGCAGGTGCTACGTGCGATCAAGCGCTACGATATCGCAAACAAGCAGTGTTCGACCATTACGAGCGCCGACATCATTACTTTCGCCAATCAACTCGTATCGAAGGTCACGCCGCAGACCGTCGCCAATTATCTCTCGCATCTTGCAGCAGTCTTCGCGATCGCTCGGCCCGCGTGGGGATATCAGCTTAACCAGAACGCGATGAAAGACGCATTCGTGGTCGCCAAGCGGCTGGGCATTACGACGAAGAGCCGCGCGCGCGATCGCCGTCCAACGCTGGACGAGTTGGACAAGTTGATGACGCATTTCGGCGAGCGCCTTAGGCGCCGCCCGTCGTCGGTTCCCATGCAGAAGATCACGGCGTTCGCAATTTTTTCGACGCGCCGCCTGGAGGAAATCACTCGCATCTGTTGGGGCGACCTCGATGTCGGAGGAAGTCGCCTGTTGATCCACGATATGAAAAATCCCGGAGAGAAAATTGGAAACGATGTCTGGTGCGATCTCCCGCCGGCGGCGCTCCAAATCATCCTCTCGATGCCGAAGACCTCGGAGCAGATTTTTCCCTACACCACGGATGCGATCGGAGCGGCCTTCACACGAACGTGCCAATTTCTCGGAATTATAGACTTACATTTCCATGACCTGCGCCATGATGGCGTTTCGCGACTGTTCGAGACCGGCCTGAGCATCCCGCAAGTAGGGAGCGTTTCCGGCCACCGGGCATGGTCAAGTCTTAAGCGCTATGCCCATCTTCGCCAAACCGGAGACAAATTTGCCGATTGGAAATGGCTTTCTGTAGTCACGGCTCAATCTGAGGGTGCTTGA
- the dusA gene encoding tRNA dihydrouridine(20/20a) synthase DusA — protein MEGKSCNFSRFRFSVAPMMDWTDRHCRSFHRILSRRARLYTEMLAVGAVLHGDRGRLLRFEPAEHPLALQIGGSDPAQLAAASAIGEDWGYDEINLNIGCPSERVKSGAFGACLMREPELVGDCVAAIKARVKIPVTVKCRTGVDEQDPEAALGDLAARVVAAGCDALIVHARKAWLSGLSPKENRNVPPLDYALVHVLKRRYPAVPVVLNGGLATLGQARAELEYVDGVMVGRAAYQDPALLLDVDPLLFGETAPVGTMATAIEAFIPYVEARLAEGVPLHALTRHLLGFFNGLPGARAWRRHLATEAVKPGAGVHTLHTAMAHLELASMRGASAAA, from the coding sequence ATGGAAGGAAAATCCTGTAATTTCAGTCGGTTCAGATTTAGTGTTGCGCCGATGATGGATTGGACGGACCGGCATTGCCGGTCCTTCCATCGGATCTTGTCGCGGCGAGCACGGCTTTATACCGAAATGCTCGCGGTGGGCGCGGTCCTGCATGGCGATCGCGGGCGGCTGCTGCGCTTCGAGCCGGCGGAGCATCCGCTCGCCCTGCAAATCGGCGGTTCCGATCCGGCGCAATTGGCGGCGGCGTCGGCCATTGGCGAAGATTGGGGCTATGACGAGATCAATCTCAACATTGGCTGCCCGTCAGAACGTGTGAAAAGCGGCGCGTTCGGTGCTTGTCTGATGCGCGAACCGGAACTTGTTGGTGACTGTGTCGCGGCGATCAAGGCGCGTGTCAAAATTCCGGTGACGGTCAAATGCCGCACGGGTGTCGATGAACAAGACCCGGAAGCAGCGCTCGGAGACCTCGCCGCGCGCGTTGTCGCGGCGGGTTGCGATGCGCTCATCGTCCATGCGCGTAAGGCTTGGTTGAGCGGTCTTTCGCCAAAGGAGAATCGCAATGTGCCGCCGCTCGACTATGCGCTCGTCCATGTCTTAAAACGGCGCTATCCAGCTGTTCCGGTGGTCCTCAACGGCGGTCTTGCCACGCTTGGCCAAGCGCGCGCCGAACTGGAATACGTCGATGGTGTCATGGTTGGGCGAGCTGCCTATCAGGACCCGGCATTGCTCCTGGACGTCGATCCGCTTTTGTTTGGAGAGACAGCACCGGTCGGCACGATGGCGACGGCGATCGAGGCGTTCATCCCCTATGTCGAAGCGCGGCTTGCCGAAGGCGTGCCCCTTCATGCCTTGACGCGCCACTTGCTTGGCTTTTTCAATGGCCTTCCCGGCGCCCGTGCCTGGCGGCGCCATCTCGCGACCGAAGCGGTGAAACCTGGCGCCGGCGTGCACACCTTGCACACGGCAATGGCGCATTTGGAGCTTGCATCGATGCGCGGCGCGAGCGCGGCAGCCTAA